The following are encoded together in the Bradyrhizobium algeriense genome:
- a CDS encoding LysR family transcriptional regulator, whose translation MIDKLELLLALAKERHFGRAAEACGVTQPTMSTSLKQLEEILGVMLVQRGSRFQGFTPEGERTLDWARRIVGDTRAMRQEINSLKDKLSGEIRIAAIPTVLGMVASLTTPFRARYPEVRFRIQSCTSADVLGLLENLEVDAGLTYIENEPIGKVRTIPLYNESYRLLTAPDAMFGDRKQVTWKEVGQVPLCLLTPDMQNRRIIDRALASVGAEATPTLTSNSLVVLYTHVKTGRWASVMPAKLAETLGLADTIRSIPIVDPVVDYSVGLVIPQRDPMTPLIAALVQVAREVAPTLE comes from the coding sequence TTGATCGACAAGCTTGAACTGCTGCTGGCGCTCGCAAAGGAGCGGCATTTCGGACGGGCCGCGGAGGCCTGCGGCGTCACCCAGCCGACGATGTCGACCAGCCTCAAGCAGCTCGAGGAAATCCTCGGCGTGATGCTGGTGCAGCGCGGCTCGCGGTTCCAGGGATTTACGCCGGAGGGCGAACGCACCCTCGACTGGGCGCGGCGCATCGTCGGCGACACCCGCGCGATGCGGCAGGAGATCAACAGCCTCAAGGACAAGCTCTCCGGCGAGATCCGGATCGCCGCGATCCCGACCGTGCTCGGCATGGTGGCGTCGCTGACGACGCCGTTCCGCGCGCGCTACCCCGAAGTGCGCTTTCGCATCCAGTCCTGCACGTCGGCCGATGTGCTGGGCTTGCTGGAAAATCTCGAGGTCGATGCCGGGCTGACCTACATCGAGAACGAACCGATCGGCAAGGTGCGCACCATTCCGCTCTACAACGAGAGCTATCGCCTGCTGACGGCGCCCGATGCCATGTTCGGCGATCGCAAGCAGGTCACCTGGAAGGAGGTCGGCCAGGTTCCGCTGTGCCTCTTGACGCCCGACATGCAGAACCGCCGCATCATCGATCGCGCGCTGGCATCGGTCGGGGCCGAAGCCACGCCGACGCTGACCTCGAACTCGCTTGTGGTCCTCTACACGCATGTGAAGACCGGGCGCTGGGCGAGCGTGATGCCGGCAAAGCTCGCGGAGACCCTGGGCTTGGCCGACACCATCCGCAGCATTCCGATTGTCGATCCCGTCGTCGATTACAGCGTCGGGCTGGTGATCCCGCAGCGCGATCCGATGACGCCCCTGATCGCGGCGCTGGTGCAGGTCGCGCGTGAAGTGGCGCCGACGCTGGAGTAG
- a CDS encoding adenylate/guanylate cyclase domain-containing protein produces MTRPRRSLFVKYFVTLFVAVVVPLMLGSATEAWFAFRDNRLDLDEILQVEARSAADRIQAFTDGIRDQLGWVVQFPWTAGEDDQRRVDGLRLLQQVPAIVSLSLVDPTGTERVFVSRVSMNRTGRGADMSADPAVVGARANRVWYGPVHYQRDSEPYMRIAVAGNRAAAGIVVADINLKLIWDIIAAIRIGDTGHALVVDDSGRLIAHPDISLVLRSGAGAGEFDRLKSVVSAANGSAVATTGEDGKPVVALSVRAPNVGWTVIAEQPALEAFESIRAALRRSLMLIGFGIVFALVLAYWRACRMWGPIRQLEDGVERIGMGQFDHRITIKSHDELEQLAIRFNQMAGELATSQQKSERINRLKQFLAPQVAELVEHSDQGVLDGQRREVVAIFGDLRGFTAFSARAEPDVIIAVLREYYEAIGAVTARHAATLIRFAGDGVMVLVNAPVACENPAQRGIRLAIDMQAAVQSLANYWNARDCAIGFGVGIAMGPATVGTLGWHGRLDYTAIGNVVNLASRLCDLAEDAQILVDPVVTGHVKDSTALASIGERAIKGYDRALEVFAVVRNAGPLPHPGCRLRPADVRPVEAGFCRLAPELSPTDAG; encoded by the coding sequence GTGACCCGTCCGCGCCGTTCCCTGTTCGTCAAGTACTTCGTCACGCTGTTTGTCGCAGTGGTGGTGCCACTGATGCTTGGTTCGGCGACCGAAGCCTGGTTTGCCTTTCGTGATAATCGGCTTGATCTCGATGAAATTCTTCAGGTCGAGGCGCGCTCGGCGGCCGACCGGATACAGGCCTTCACCGACGGAATACGCGATCAGCTCGGTTGGGTCGTGCAGTTTCCCTGGACGGCGGGCGAGGACGACCAGCGCAGGGTCGACGGGTTGCGTTTACTGCAGCAGGTGCCGGCGATCGTCTCGCTCTCGCTGGTCGACCCGACCGGCACCGAACGCGTTTTCGTATCCCGCGTGAGCATGAACAGAACCGGCCGCGGCGCGGACATGTCGGCGGATCCTGCGGTTGTCGGCGCGCGCGCCAACCGGGTCTGGTATGGCCCGGTGCACTATCAGCGCGATTCCGAGCCTTACATGCGGATCGCGGTTGCGGGAAACCGTGCGGCCGCCGGCATCGTCGTTGCCGACATCAACCTCAAACTGATCTGGGATATCATCGCGGCGATCAGGATCGGCGACACCGGACATGCCCTTGTCGTCGACGACTCCGGGCGTCTGATCGCCCACCCGGACATCAGCCTTGTGCTGCGCAGCGGTGCCGGGGCAGGGGAGTTCGACCGCCTCAAGTCCGTCGTCAGCGCCGCGAATGGATCGGCGGTCGCCACGACCGGCGAGGACGGCAAGCCCGTCGTTGCGCTGTCGGTGCGTGCCCCCAACGTGGGTTGGACGGTGATCGCGGAGCAGCCGGCCCTGGAGGCGTTCGAATCCATCCGTGCCGCGCTGCGGCGTTCCCTGATGCTCATCGGTTTCGGAATCGTTTTCGCGCTTGTCCTGGCCTACTGGCGAGCATGCCGCATGTGGGGACCGATCAGGCAACTCGAGGATGGCGTCGAACGGATCGGGATGGGGCAGTTCGACCATCGCATCACGATCAAGAGCCACGACGAACTGGAGCAATTGGCGATCCGGTTCAACCAGATGGCGGGAGAACTTGCCACTTCGCAGCAGAAGTCCGAGCGGATCAATCGTCTGAAGCAATTCCTTGCGCCTCAAGTGGCTGAACTGGTCGAACACTCCGATCAGGGGGTGCTGGACGGACAACGACGCGAGGTGGTCGCGATTTTTGGCGATCTGCGCGGCTTCACCGCGTTTTCCGCGCGCGCCGAGCCTGACGTCATTATCGCCGTGCTGAGGGAGTATTATGAGGCGATCGGCGCCGTCACGGCCCGCCATGCCGCCACCCTGATCCGCTTCGCCGGTGACGGCGTGATGGTCCTCGTCAACGCGCCGGTCGCTTGCGAAAATCCCGCACAGCGCGGTATCCGGCTTGCGATCGACATGCAGGCTGCGGTGCAATCCCTTGCGAACTACTGGAACGCCCGTGACTGCGCCATTGGTTTCGGCGTGGGTATCGCGATGGGACCTGCGACCGTCGGAACGCTCGGCTGGCACGGACGCCTCGACTACACGGCCATCGGAAACGTCGTCAATCTGGCATCGCGGCTTTGCGATTTGGCGGAGGACGCGCAGATATTGGTGGATCCGGTTGTCACCGGGCATGTCAAGGATAGCACCGCCCTTGCATCCATTGGAGAGCGGGCCATCAAGGGCTACGACCGTGCTCTGGAGGTTTTTGCGGTGGTTCGCAACGCCGGACCGCTGCCGCATCCCGGCTGTCGGCTCCGGCCTGCTGACGTTCGACCCGTTGAAGCAGGATTTTGCAGACTAGCGCCGGAGCTTTCTCCGACAGACGCTGGCTGA
- a CDS encoding ABC transporter substrate-binding protein produces the protein MAWPAAALAQDSTKVYRIFWVSTDSQPDPFLAGFREGLRARGYVEGKNVTFELHYAPGNPQALREVVSELRRGNIDLAVSSGPATRAMTAVTDVPVLFALSGDPVELGLVRSLGEPGGNFTGSTFLSLELAGKRVELLKEAVPAVRRLAVFSNSLHPGEQSEWRATREAAKALGIETVYVPFAGKNELDKGLAAAGDARADALLVFPDVLTLVHRDKIARFAIAHRLPSMFGWSEYCDAGGLLSYGANQRATYFWLATYADRILRGEKPAILPVVQPTKFELVVNLRTAELLGIDLDKSSVLFRANRVIE, from the coding sequence CGCCGCACTCGCGCAGGATTCGACAAAAGTTTATCGCATTTTTTGGGTATCCACCGACTCCCAGCCCGACCCGTTCCTAGCCGGGTTTCGCGAGGGATTGCGGGCGCGCGGCTACGTCGAGGGAAAGAACGTTACCTTTGAGCTGCACTATGCGCCCGGCAATCCGCAGGCGCTCCGCGAGGTCGTATCCGAACTGAGGCGAGGGAACATCGACCTAGCCGTGTCGAGCGGCCCGGCGACGCGCGCGATGACAGCGGTAACGGACGTTCCGGTACTGTTTGCGTTGAGTGGCGACCCGGTGGAGTTGGGCCTCGTCAGGAGCCTCGGAGAGCCGGGCGGCAATTTCACGGGTTCGACCTTCCTTTCGCTTGAGCTGGCGGGGAAGCGGGTTGAGCTGCTAAAGGAAGCCGTGCCGGCTGTGCGCAGGCTTGCCGTGTTTTCGAACAGCCTTCATCCGGGAGAACAATCGGAGTGGCGCGCGACCAGGGAAGCCGCCAAGGCGCTGGGCATCGAGACCGTCTACGTTCCCTTTGCCGGCAAAAACGAACTGGACAAGGGACTGGCGGCGGCGGGAGACGCGCGTGCCGACGCATTGCTCGTCTTCCCGGATGTCCTCACGCTGGTGCATCGGGACAAGATTGCCCGGTTCGCCATCGCGCATCGGCTGCCTTCGATGTTCGGTTGGAGCGAATATTGTGACGCTGGCGGACTTCTGAGTTATGGCGCGAACCAGCGCGCGACCTATTTCTGGCTTGCGACCTACGCCGACCGGATCCTGCGTGGCGAAAAACCCGCCATCCTTCCCGTCGTGCAGCCCACGAAGTTCGAGCTGGTCGTGAATCTCAGGACGGCTGAACTGCTCGGCATTGACCTGGACAAATCGTCCGTCCTGTTTCGCGCCAACAGGGTGATCGAATGA